From a region of the Panicum virgatum strain AP13 chromosome 2K, P.virgatum_v5, whole genome shotgun sequence genome:
- the LOC120692631 gene encoding alpha-amylase/trypsin inhibitor, whose translation MAPSAMIRCAAAVATLALLAAGGEAAVFTVVNQCPFTVWAASVPVGGGRQLNRGETWRISVPAGTTAARIWARTGCQFDAAGRGSCRTGDCGGVLRCTGYGRAPNTLAEFALKQFNNLDFFDISLIDGFNVPMSFLPDGGSGCGRGPRCLADVNARCPAELRQDGACNNACPVFKKDEYCCVGSAAGSCGPTNYSRYFKGQCPDAYSYPKDDATSTFTCPAGTNYKVVFCP comes from the coding sequence ATGGCGCCCTCCGCTATgatccgctgcgccgccgccgtcgcgacgctcgccctcctcgccgctggcggcgaggccgcggtgTTCACCGTGGTGAACCAGTGCCCCTTCACGGTGTGGGCGGCCTCCGTGCCGGTGGGCGGCGGGCGCCAGCTGAACCGCGGCGAGACGTGGCGCATCAGCGTGCCCGCcggcacgacggcggcgcgcatCTGGGCGCGCACGGGGTGCCAGTTCGACGCGGCCGGGCGCGGGAGCTGCCGCACGGGGGACTGCGGCGGGGTGCTGCGCTGCACGGGGTACGGGCGCGCGCCCAACACGCTGGCGGAGTTCGCGCTGAAGCAGTTCAACAACCTCGACTTCTTCGACATCTCCCTCATCGACGGCTTCAACGTGCCCATGAGCTTCCTCCCCGACGGCGGGTCCGGGTGCGGCCGGGGCCCCCGGTGCTTGGCGGACGTGAACGCGCGGTGCCCCGCGGAGCTGCGGCAGGACGGGGCGTGCAACAACGCGTGCCCGGTGTTCAAGAAGGACGAGTACTGCTGCGTCGGCTCGGCGGCAGGCAGCTGCGGGCCGACCAACTACTCGAGGTACTTCAAGGGGCAGTGCCCGGACGCGTACAGCTACCCCAAGGACGACGCCACCAGCACCTTCACATGCCCCGCCGGAACAAACTACAAGGTCGTCTTCTGCCCCTAA
- the LOC120692591 gene encoding probable homogentisate phytyltransferase 2, chloroplastic isoform X2, with translation MAPLASPPLPSRAPAFLAALAIRSGRPPQLLSPSRSPLLSSGPAGCFLRAPLAPCTTARERRRDAVRTFSQADAAGQTPLSKTLSDLKDSCWRFLRPHTIRGTALGSIALVARALIENSHLINWWLLFKAFYGLVALICGNGYIVGINQIYDVAIDKVNKPYLPIAAGDLSVESAWLLVILFAIAGFSIVVSNFGPFITSLYCLGLFLGTIYSVPPFRLKKYPVAAFLIIATVRGFLLNFGVYYATRAALGLTFQWRYQISTLATKLGVRNIAFLGSGLLVANYIAAIAVAFLMPQAFRRSVMVPVHVILAAGLIFQTWVLEQAKYTKDAISQYYRFVWNLFYAEYIFFPLI, from the exons ATGGCCCCCCtcgcctcccctcctctcccatCCCGCGCCCCTGCCTtcctcgccgccctcgccaTCCGCAGCGGGCGGCCTCCACAACTGCTCAGCCCGTCGCGGTCCCCACTCCTCTCCTCCGGCCCCGCAGGCTGCTTCCTCCGCGCCCCTCTCGCGCCCTGTACCACCGCCCGCGaacgccgccgcgacgccgtGCGG ACATTTTCCCAAGCTGATGCTGCTGGACAAACACCTTTATCAAAGACTCTGTCAGACCTCAAGGATTCCTGCTGGAGATTTCTGAGGCCACACACAATTCGAGGAACTGCTTTGGGATCCAT AGCTTTGGTTGCTAGAGCCTTGATAGAGAATTCCCACCTGATAAATTGGTGGTTGTTATTCAAAGCATTCTATGGACTTGTAGCGTTAATATGTGGCAATGGTTACATAGTTGGGATCAATCAGATCTACGATGTTGCTATTGACAA GGTAAATAAGCCATATCTGCCCATTGCTGCCGGTGATCTCTCAGTTGAGTCAGCATGGTTGCTGGTGATATTATTCGCAATTGCAGGCTTTTCAATTGTAGTGTCAAACTTTGGACCTTTCATTACCTCTCTATACTGCCTTGGCTTATTTCTTGGCACTATATATTCTGTTCCTCCATTCAGACTGAAGAAATATCCGGTTGCTGCTTTTCTTATCATCGCAACG GTTCGGGGTTTTCTTCTCAACTTTGGTGTGTACTATGCTACTAGGGCTGCACTAGGTCTTACATTCCAATGGAG GTATCAGATATCAACTTTGGCAACAAAACTTGGTGTCAGAAATATTGCTTTCCTTGGGTCTGGTCTATTGGTAGCAAATTACATTGCTGCTATTGCTGTAGCTTTTCTCATGCCTCAG GCCTTCAGGCGCTCTGTCATGGTCCCTGTGCATGTTATCCTTGCAGCTGGTTTAATTTTCCAG ACATGGGTTCTGGAGCAAGCTAAGTACACTAAG GATGCTATTTCGCAGTACTACCGGTTCGTTTGGAATCTCTTCTATGCTGAATATATCTTCTTCCCGTTGATATAG
- the LOC120692591 gene encoding probable homogentisate phytyltransferase 2, chloroplastic isoform X1, whose protein sequence is MAPLASPPLPSRAPAFLAALAIRSGRPPQLLSPSRSPLLSSGPAGCFLRAPLAPCTTARERRRDAVRTFSQADAAGQTPLSKTLSDLKDSCWRFLRPHTIRGTALGSIALVARALIENSHLINWWLLFKAFYGLVALICGNGYIVGINQIYDVAIDKVNKPYLPIAAGDLSVESAWLLVILFAIAGFSIVVSNFGPFITSLYCLGLFLGTIYSVPPFRLKKYPVAAFLIIATVRGFLLNFGVYYATRAALGLTFQWSSPVAFITCFVTLFALVIAITKDLPDVEGDRKYQISTLATKLGVRNIAFLGSGLLVANYIAAIAVAFLMPQAFRRSVMVPVHVILAAGLIFQTWVLEQAKYTKDAISQYYRFVWNLFYAEYIFFPLI, encoded by the exons ATGGCCCCCCtcgcctcccctcctctcccatCCCGCGCCCCTGCCTtcctcgccgccctcgccaTCCGCAGCGGGCGGCCTCCACAACTGCTCAGCCCGTCGCGGTCCCCACTCCTCTCCTCCGGCCCCGCAGGCTGCTTCCTCCGCGCCCCTCTCGCGCCCTGTACCACCGCCCGCGaacgccgccgcgacgccgtGCGG ACATTTTCCCAAGCTGATGCTGCTGGACAAACACCTTTATCAAAGACTCTGTCAGACCTCAAGGATTCCTGCTGGAGATTTCTGAGGCCACACACAATTCGAGGAACTGCTTTGGGATCCAT AGCTTTGGTTGCTAGAGCCTTGATAGAGAATTCCCACCTGATAAATTGGTGGTTGTTATTCAAAGCATTCTATGGACTTGTAGCGTTAATATGTGGCAATGGTTACATAGTTGGGATCAATCAGATCTACGATGTTGCTATTGACAA GGTAAATAAGCCATATCTGCCCATTGCTGCCGGTGATCTCTCAGTTGAGTCAGCATGGTTGCTGGTGATATTATTCGCAATTGCAGGCTTTTCAATTGTAGTGTCAAACTTTGGACCTTTCATTACCTCTCTATACTGCCTTGGCTTATTTCTTGGCACTATATATTCTGTTCCTCCATTCAGACTGAAGAAATATCCGGTTGCTGCTTTTCTTATCATCGCAACG GTTCGGGGTTTTCTTCTCAACTTTGGTGTGTACTATGCTACTAGGGCTGCACTAGGTCTTACATTCCAATGGAG CTCTCCTGTTGCTTTCATTACATGCTTCGTGACACTATTTGCTTTGGTCATTGCTATAACCAAAGATCTCCCTGATGTTGAAGGGGATCGCAA GTATCAGATATCAACTTTGGCAACAAAACTTGGTGTCAGAAATATTGCTTTCCTTGGGTCTGGTCTATTGGTAGCAAATTACATTGCTGCTATTGCTGTAGCTTTTCTCATGCCTCAG GCCTTCAGGCGCTCTGTCATGGTCCCTGTGCATGTTATCCTTGCAGCTGGTTTAATTTTCCAG ACATGGGTTCTGGAGCAAGCTAAGTACACTAAG GATGCTATTTCGCAGTACTACCGGTTCGTTTGGAATCTCTTCTATGCTGAATATATCTTCTTCCCGTTGATATAG
- the LOC120692591 gene encoding probable homogentisate phytyltransferase 2, chloroplastic isoform X3: MAPLASPPLPSRAPAFLAALAIRSGRPPQLLSPSRSPLLSSGPAGCFLRAPLAPCTTARERRRDAVRTFSQADAAGQTPLSKTLSDLKDSCWRFLRPHTIRGTALGSIALVARALIENSHLINWWLLFKAFYGLVALICGNGYIVGINQIYDVAIDKVNKPYLPIAAGDLSVESAWLLVILFAIAGFSIVVSNFGPFITSLYCLGLFLGTIYSVPPFRLKKYPVAAFLIIATVRGFLLNFGVYYATRAALGLTFQWSSPVAFITCFVTLFALVIAITKDLPDVEGDRNGSGWSQFSLSRCTCFKEHASRVITMFILMPEINWSNHQHLVIKMKL, from the exons ATGGCCCCCCtcgcctcccctcctctcccatCCCGCGCCCCTGCCTtcctcgccgccctcgccaTCCGCAGCGGGCGGCCTCCACAACTGCTCAGCCCGTCGCGGTCCCCACTCCTCTCCTCCGGCCCCGCAGGCTGCTTCCTCCGCGCCCCTCTCGCGCCCTGTACCACCGCCCGCGaacgccgccgcgacgccgtGCGG ACATTTTCCCAAGCTGATGCTGCTGGACAAACACCTTTATCAAAGACTCTGTCAGACCTCAAGGATTCCTGCTGGAGATTTCTGAGGCCACACACAATTCGAGGAACTGCTTTGGGATCCAT AGCTTTGGTTGCTAGAGCCTTGATAGAGAATTCCCACCTGATAAATTGGTGGTTGTTATTCAAAGCATTCTATGGACTTGTAGCGTTAATATGTGGCAATGGTTACATAGTTGGGATCAATCAGATCTACGATGTTGCTATTGACAA GGTAAATAAGCCATATCTGCCCATTGCTGCCGGTGATCTCTCAGTTGAGTCAGCATGGTTGCTGGTGATATTATTCGCAATTGCAGGCTTTTCAATTGTAGTGTCAAACTTTGGACCTTTCATTACCTCTCTATACTGCCTTGGCTTATTTCTTGGCACTATATATTCTGTTCCTCCATTCAGACTGAAGAAATATCCGGTTGCTGCTTTTCTTATCATCGCAACG GTTCGGGGTTTTCTTCTCAACTTTGGTGTGTACTATGCTACTAGGGCTGCACTAGGTCTTACATTCCAATGGAG CTCTCCTGTTGCTTTCATTACATGCTTCGTGACACTATTTGCTTTGGTCATTGCTATAACCAAAGATCTCCCTGATGTTGAAGGGGATCGCAA TGGTAGCGGTTGGAGCCAATTCTCTTTGTCTAGGTGTACTTGTTTTAAAGAACATGCATCGAGGGTCATTACAATGTTCATACTAATGCCTGAAATCAATTGGTCAAACCATCAACACCTAGTTATCAAGATGAAGTTGTAA